The nucleotide sequence CTCGGTGCTCAGCACCGCCAGGAAGGCCTCCTGCGGCACCTCCACGGTGCCGATCTGCTTCATGCGCGCCTTGCCCTTCTTCTGCTTCTCGAGCAGCTTCTTCTTGCGGGTGATGTCGCCGCCGTAGCACTTGGCCAGCACGTCCTTGCGGAACGCCTTGACCGTGGCGCGCGCCAGGATCTTGCCCCCTATCGCGGCCTGAACCGGGATCGCGAACATCTGGCGCGGGATGACCTCGGCCATGCGGTCGACCATGCGCCTGCCGACGTCGTACGCCTTGTCGCGGTGCGCGATGATCGACAGGGCGTCGACCTTCTCCTCGTTCACGAGCACGTCGATCTTGACGAGGTCGCCATCCCGGTAGCCGAGGAACTGGTAGTCCATCGAGGCGTAGCCACGCGACAGCGACTTGAGGCGATCGTGGAAGTCGTAAAGGATCTCGCCGAACGGGACGTCGTACCTGAGCTCCACGCGGTGCCCGTGGTAGACCATGTCCTTCATCTCGCCGCGCTTCTCCTGCAACAGGCCCATGGCGGCGCCGACGTACTCCTCCGGCAGGAAGACCGACAGCGCCACGAACGGCTCGGCTATCGACTCGAGCCGGTCGGGGGTGGGCAGCTCGCTCGGGTTCTGCACGTCGAAAGCCGCGCCGTCGGTGGTGACGACCTTGTAGACCACGCCCGGGGCCGTGGCGATGAGCGACAGGTCGAACTCGCGCTCGAGCCGCGCCTGCACGATGTCGGCGTGAAGCAGGCCGAGGAAGCCGCAGCGGAACCCGAAGCCGAGGGCCTCCGACGTCTCCGGCTCGAACGAGAAGGCGGCGTCGTTGAGTCGCAGCTTCTCGAGCGCCTCGCGCAGGCGCGGGTAGTCCTCCGTGTCGGTCGGGTAGAGGCCGGAGAACACCACCGGCATGGCGGGCTTGAAGCCAGGCACGGGCCGGTCGGTGGGCCGCTCGGCGCCGGTGATGGTGTCGCCGATCTGCGTGTCGGCGATCTCCTTGATGCCGGCCGTGAACCAGCCGACCTCGCCGACCGTGAGTTCCGCCGACACCGTGGGCTCCGGCCTGAAGAAACCCACCCGCTCGACCTCCACCACCTTGCCGGTCGAGAAGATGCGGACGCGGTCCTTGGCCTTGAGCGTGCCGTCGAACACGCGGATGAAGGCGATCACGCCCTGATAGGCGTCGTAGACGGCATCGAAGATGAGGGCGCGCAGCGGGCCCGCCGCGTCGCCCTTGGGCGCCGGTAGGTGCTGGACGATGCCCTCGAGGACGGCGCGCACGTTCTCGCCCGTCTTGGCCGACACGGCCACGGCGTGGTCGCCGGGCACGCCGATGATGTCCTCCAGCTCGGCGATGGCGGCGGGCACGTCGGCGGCAGGCAGGTCGATCTTGTTGATGACGGGGAGGATCTCGAGGCCGTTGTCGGCCGCGAGGTAGGCGTTCTGGATGGTCTGCGCCTCGACCCCCTGCGCCGCGTCGATCACGAGCAGCACGCCCTCGCAGGCGCGCAGCGCGCGGGAGACCTCGTAGTTGAAGTCGACGTGGCCCGGGGTGTCGATCAGGTTGAACTGGTAGGTGTTGCCGTCGTCGGCAAGGTAGTGAAGCCGCATGGGCGTGGCCTTGATGGTGATGCCGCGCTCCCGCTCGAGCTCGAGCGAGTCGAGCATCTGGTCGCGGCGCTCCCGCTGCGAGACGCTCTGGGTGAGTTCGAGGATACGATCCGCCAGCGTCGACTTGCCGTGGTCGACGTGGGCGATGATCGAGAAGTTCCGGATCTCCACCGGCCCAGTCTAACTTGCCCCGTGACGCCGTAAGTTCCGTCCTGGCGTGGCGTGACCGCCTCCCGGCGCTGCCTAGCCCTGGGCCTCCCGCCTGAGCGCGAACGCTCCCCTCAGGAGGGCGGCGGCGGCGTCCGCCTCGACGCCACCCGCTACCTCCGGGAACCGCTTCCAGGCGCCCGCGGTCATGTCGATGACGCCGCCGAGCGCCCCCTCCCGCAGGTTGGCCGCGCCGTAGACGAGCCGGCCCAGTTGAGCCTGCAGGGCCGCGCCAAGGCACATCGGGCACGGCTCGAGGGTCACGTAGAGCGTTGCCTCCGGCAGGCGCCAATCGCCAACCGCTCGCGCGGCCGCCCTGAGGGCCAGCAGCTCGGCGTGGGCCGTCGGGTCGCGCCCCGCCTCCGTCAGGTTGTGCGCCCGCGCCACGACCTCGCCCCCGACCGCGACCACAGCGCCGACGGGCACCTCGCCTGCGGCCAGGGCGGCGCGCGCCTCGGCCAGGGCCAGGCGCATGAACCGGCGGTCGTCCCGCGGCGCTTCCCCCGCTAGCAGCACGCCGGCTTCGGCCGCCACGCCCTCCACCCACAGCACCCGTGGGCCGGAGGCCAGGACCTTCAGGGCGTCGCGTTCCGCGCGCGGGACCTTGCGGTCGATGAGCAGGTCGCTGACGAGCTTGCTGCCGCCGGGGAGCCGGATGCGGTCGCCGGGGCGTCGCGCCCTGAGGACGAGCGGGGCCGAGAGGCCCAGCACGGCCGGGTCCACCCCGAGCGGCAACTGCTCGGGCGAGACCACCACCGTCTCGCCGGGGGCGTCCGTGCCGCCGGCGGCGAGGCGCTCGACGGTGAGGCGGCCGTACGCCACGGTGGCGCGCGCGCCGCGGCCGACGTCGCGGCGCCAGGGCGCCGCTTCGGAGCCCCGCCGCGCCGACTCGAGCACGGCCGCCTCGACCTCGCCGAGCGTCGCGCTCGTGACCGGCGCCCCGGCGGCGCGCAGCCTCGTGGCGATGGCGGTGCGCCGCAGCGCGGCCGGGGCGCTCGCCAGCGGGGCGGTGGGGGCGCTACCTCGTCCGAAGCGCGTCCGAGCCAGGTCCTCGAGGGCGCCGCGCGCGGCGCGCAGCTCGCCTGCCGTGGCGGCGAGGCGCGTCGTGACGCCCGGGAACCGCTCCTCCCAGGCCGGCAGGACGGCGTGCCTCACCCAGGCGCGGTTGCGGCTCGCGTCGAGGTTGGTGGCGTCCTCGCGCCACGTCCGGCCCCGACCGAGGAGGTAGGCGCGCAGCTCGCCGCGCCGCTCGGCGAGGAGCGGTCGCACGACCGCGCCGCGCCTCTCGGCCATGCCCGCAGGGTACGCCGCGCCGCGCATCAGCTGGAGGAGGAAGGTCTCCGCCTGGTCGTCGAGGGTGTGGGCGACCACCACGGCGCCGGCCCTCCCGCCGCCGGCGCTCGCCTCCTTCAGGACCCGGTGCAAGAAGGCGTAACGCAAGCGCCTCGCGGCGTCCTCGAGGTTCCAGCCGCGGGCCGCGGCCACCCCGCGGGCGTCAACGGCCTCCAGGCGCGCTGTCACGCCGAGCTCGGCCGCTAGGCCGGCCACGAACTCCGCGTCACTGGCAGACTCGGCGCGCAGGCCGTGGTCGAGGTGCGCCACCGTGAACGGCCTGCCCGTCGCGGCCACCAGCAGCGCGGCCGCCACGGAGTCGGCGCCGCCCGACACGGCCACCACGAGGGCGGCGGTTGGCGGCGCCAAGCGCGTCAGGGCGGCGGCGAAGCGGCGCTCGAGGTCCGGCGCCGGGGCGTCAGTGGGGCTGTCCACCCGGCCATTATCGCTCGCACCGGTGCGTGCGCCTCATATACTCGCGCCATGACCGTCACCTTGGTCGTCCTCGACTCGGTGGGCGTCGGCGCGTTGCCGGACGCCGCCCAGTTCGGCGACGCGGGGGCGCACACGCTGGATCACGTGCTGCGGACCACCGGCGCCACCCTCCCCAACCTGGCGGCGCTCGGGTTGGGCGCCATCACGGGCGTGAGCGCCCTACCCGCCCCGCCAGCGCCCGCGGCGAGCCACGGCCGCCTCGCGGAGCTGTCGGCCGGCAAGGACACGACCACGGGCCACTGGGAGTTCATGGGGGTCGTGACGGAGCGGCCGTTCCGCACCTACGAGCGCTTCCCCGACGCCGTGATGGCGCGGTTCGACGCGGCCACGGGCGTGGGCCACCTCGGCAACTACCCGGCGTCGGGCACTACCATCCTCGACGAGCTGGGCGAGGAGCACATGCGCACCGGCCACCCGATCGTCTACACCAGCGCGGACAGCGTCTTCCAGGTGGCGGCACACGTCGACGTCGTGCCGCTCGACACGCTGTACGCATGGTGCCAGGCGGCACGCGACATCCTGCGCGGCGACGACCAGGTGGCCCGCGTCATCGCTCGCCCCTTCACGGGGGTGCCCGGCGCGTTCGTGCGGCTGGGCGACAAGCGCCACGACTACTCGCTGGCGCCGCCCGCCAACGTCCTCGACGCGCTGAAGACCGCGGGCCGCGAGGTGATCGGGGTCGGGAAGATCCCCGACATCTACGCGCACCGCGGCTTCACGCGCGAGGTGGCGGCCGGCACGAACCGCCTCGGGGTGGAGCGGACGTTGGAGTTGATGGCGGAGCGCCCGCACGGCCTGGTGTTCACGAACCTGGTGGAGTTCGATTCGCTCTACGGCCACAGGCGCGACCCGCGCGGCTACGCGGCGGCGCTACAGGAGTTCGACTCGCGCGTACCCGAGCTCCTGGCGGCCGTCGGCGAGGACGACGCCCTGCTGCTCGTGAGCGATCACGGCAACGACCCCACCTGGCCCGGCACCGACCACACGCGCGAGCACGGCCTGCTCCTCTACTACCGCCCGGGACGGCCCGGGCGCGACCTCGGCACCCGCGGCACGTTCGCCGACGTGGGCGCCACCGTCGCCGACCTGCTGGGCGTCGACTGGGACGGGCTCGGGACGAGCTTCGCCTGAGCGCGTGCGCGCGCCGTAACGGCGCGCGCCCTCCCGGGCTCGGGAGGGCGCGACGCAGGGGTAGGCGGGCCGCCGCGCGGCGGGCGCCGGCCGGTGGGTCAGTCGTTGACGAGCTCGATGAGGGCTTCCTGCACGCCGTCGCCGCGCCGCGTGGTGAGGCGATAGATGCGGGTGTAGCCGCCCGGGCGCCCGACGTAGCGGGGCGCGATCTCGTCCATCAGCTTGCGTTGCACCTCGACGTCGTGGATCTCGCGCGCCACGAGCCGGCGCGAGTGCAGGTCGCCGCCGCGCGCGGTCGTGATGAGCTTCTCGACGAAGGGCTGCAGGCTCTTGGCCTTGCTGACGGTGGTCTTGATGCGGCCGTGCCGCAGCAGCGCCGTGGCCTGGCTGCGGGCCAGGGCCGAACGGTGACTGCTGGAGCGGTTGAGCTTGCGGCCGCGGATCATGTGGCGCATCGGTTACTCCTTTAGGCTGAAGCCGCGCGCCGCGAGGCGCTCCTTGATCTCGTCCAGCGACTTCTCGCCGACGCCGCCGACCTTCTTGAGGTCGCGCTCCGACAACGCCAGTAGGGCGTTGACGGAGTCGATGCCCTCCTCCTGCAGCGAGTGCAGCACGCGGCTGGAGAGGTCGAGGCTCTCGAGGCTCAGCGTGACCTCCTCGACGACCTCCTCCTCGCCGCCGGGCTTGCCGGGGGTGAGGAGGATCGCCGGCGGCGCCTCCTCCTCCACCAGGCCCTCGCCGTTGAAGACGTTGAGCTGGCCGCGCAGCGTATCGACGGCGGTGTCGAGCGCGTCGCGCGGGTCGACGCTGCCGTCGGTCCAGACGCGCAGCACGAGCCGGTCGAGGTCGGTGCGCTGCCCGACGCGCGTGTCCTCGACGCGGTAGGCCACGCGCCTGACGGGCGTGTAGATGGCGTCGACGGGGATCGAGTTGATGCGGTCCTTGGTGCCGTGCACCTCGGCCGGGACGTAGCCGACGCCGCGCTCGACCCGCACCTCCATCACGAGCTTGCCGCCCTTCGACAGCGTCGCGATGTGCAGGTCGGGGTTGACGACCTCGGCGTTCGACGGCACGTCGAACTGCTTGGCGGTCACCTCGCCCGGTTGGTCGACCCTGAGCGTGAGCGTGACGGGGTCGTCGTCGTGCATCTTCACGACGAGGTCCTTGAGGTTGAGGATGATCTGCATCACGTCCTCGCGCACCCCGTCGATGGTCGAGAACTCGTGCAGCACGTCTTCGATGTACACGCTGGTCACCGCGGTGCCCGGCACCGAAGAGAGCAGGATGCGCCTCAGCGGGTTGCCTAGCGTGACGCCGAAGCCGCGCGGCAGCGGCTCGACCACGAACTCGCCGTAACTGCCTGTGACCTTGGCCTTGAAATCTGGGATGATGTGCACCCGTACCTCCTCGGTAGCGACTGGACTGGTTAGCTCGCCGCTTAGCGCGAGTAGTACTCGATGACCTGAAGCTCGTTGACGGGGACCATGATGTCTTCACGCGACGGGCGGTGCAGGAAGCGGCCCTTCATGGCGTCGGCGTCGAACTCGAGCCACGGGTTCAGCTTGCCCCGCCGGCGGTCCTCGATGTTGGCCTGGATCACGGCGTTCTTCTTGGCGCGGGCGCTCACCTCGACGACGTCGCCCGGGCGCACCCGGTAGGACGGCACGTCGACGCGCTTGCCGTTGACCAGGATGTGGCCGTGCGCGACGAACTGCCGCCCCTGGCGCCGCGTGTAGGCGATTCCCAGGCGGTAGACGACGTTGTCGAGGCGCGACTCGAGCAGCTGCAGGAAGACGGTGCCCGTCGACCCCTCGGCGCGTTCGGCCTCCTCGAAGAGGTTGCGGAACTGCTTCTCGCTCATGTTGTACAAGAAGCGGAGCTTCTGCTTCTCGCGGAGTCGCACGCCGTAGTCGCTCGGCTTGCGGCGGCGCCGCTGGCCGTGCTGGCCCGGGGGGTACGGGTGGCGCTCCATGTACCTCTGAACCTTGGGCGTCTCGGCCAGGTTGGCGCCCTCGCGGCGCGAGATCTTAACGATCGGTCCTCTGTATCGACCCATGTCTCTCCTCGGCCCCCTGCGTCGGGGCCGCGCCCTGACTCAGGGGCGCTTCCGCTTGCGCGGCCGGCAGCCGTTGTGGGGGGTGGGGGTGTCGTCGATGATGGTGCGTACGTTCACGCCGGTCGCCTGGATTGAGCGTATTGCCTGCTCCCTGCCCGAACCGGTGCCGCGGATGACGATGTCGACCTGCGACACGCCCATGTTCTGGGCCTTGCGGGTGGCGTCGGCGGCGGCGAGCTGGGCGGCGTACGGCGTGCCCTTCTTCGAGCCCTTGTAGCCGATCGAGCCGGCGGAGGACCAGGCGACCGTGTTGCCGTCCATGTCGGTGATGGTGACGATGGTGTTGTTGTAGGAAGCGTGGATGAACGCCTTGCCCTCGGAGAGGGAGCGCTTGACCCGCTTCTTCGTGTTCTTGCTGGTGCTCTTGGCCATTGGTCAGTCGTCCCTTACTTCTTCGGGGCCTTCTTCTTGCCGGCCACGGTGCGGCGCGGGCCCTTGCGGGTGCGCGCGTTCGTCTTGGTGGACTGGCCCCTCACCGGGAGGCCGCGCCGGTGGCGCAGCCCGCGGTAGCAACCGATGTCCATGAGGCGCTTGATGTTGAGGAGCACCTCGCGGCGCAGGTCGCCCTCGACCTTGTAGTCGCGGTCAACGACCTCGCGCAGGCGGCTGACCTCGGACTCGGTGAGGTCCTTGACGCGCGTGCTGGCGTCGACCTCGGCCTTGGCGAGGATCTCGGCCGAGCGACTCCAGCCGATGCCGTAGATGTACGGCAGCGCGGCCTCGATGCGCTTGTCACGTGGCAGGTCGACGCCGGCGATGCGCGCCACGCTCAGCCCTGCCTTTGCTTGTGCGTCGGGTTGCTAGAGCAGATCACGTAGACGCGGCCGTGACGCCTGATCACCTTGCACTTGTCACACATTGGTTTCACTGAAGCCCGTACTTTCATGCTCCAACTCCTACTCCTACTTGCGGTAGACGATGCGACCCTTCTCGGGGTCGTAGGTGCTGATCTCGAGGACGACGCGGTCGCCCGGGAGGATGCGGATGTAGTGACGGCGCATCTTGCCCCCGACGTGGGCAAGAATCTCGGGTCCTGCGTCCAGCTGGACGAGGAACGTCGTGTTCGGGCGCGCCTCGAGCACT is from Trueperaceae bacterium and encodes:
- the lepA gene encoding elongation factor 4, producing MEIRNFSIIAHVDHGKSTLADRILELTQSVSQRERRDQMLDSLELERERGITIKATPMRLHYLADDGNTYQFNLIDTPGHVDFNYEVSRALRACEGVLLVIDAAQGVEAQTIQNAYLAADNGLEILPVINKIDLPAADVPAAIAELEDIIGVPGDHAVAVSAKTGENVRAVLEGIVQHLPAPKGDAAGPLRALIFDAVYDAYQGVIAFIRVFDGTLKAKDRVRIFSTGKVVEVERVGFFRPEPTVSAELTVGEVGWFTAGIKEIADTQIGDTITGAERPTDRPVPGFKPAMPVVFSGLYPTDTEDYPRLREALEKLRLNDAAFSFEPETSEALGFGFRCGFLGLLHADIVQARLEREFDLSLIATAPGVVYKVVTTDGAAFDVQNPSELPTPDRLESIAEPFVALSVFLPEEYVGAAMGLLQEKRGEMKDMVYHGHRVELRYDVPFGEILYDFHDRLKSLSRGYASMDYQFLGYRDGDLVKIDVLVNEEKVDALSIIAHRDKAYDVGRRMVDRMAEVIPRQMFAIPVQAAIGGKILARATVKAFRKDVLAKCYGGDITRKKKLLEKQKKGKARMKQIGTVEVPQEAFLAVLSTEE
- the tilS gene encoding tRNA lysidine(34) synthetase TilS, with the protein product MDSPTDAPAPDLERRFAAALTRLAPPTAALVVAVSGGADSVAAALLVAATGRPFTVAHLDHGLRAESASDAEFVAGLAAELGVTARLEAVDARGVAAARGWNLEDAARRLRYAFLHRVLKEASAGGGRAGAVVVAHTLDDQAETFLLQLMRGAAYPAGMAERRGAVVRPLLAERRGELRAYLLGRGRTWREDATNLDASRNRAWVRHAVLPAWEERFPGVTTRLAATAGELRAARGALEDLARTRFGRGSAPTAPLASAPAALRRTAIATRLRAAGAPVTSATLGEVEAAVLESARRGSEAAPWRRDVGRGARATVAYGRLTVERLAAGGTDAPGETVVVSPEQLPLGVDPAVLGLSAPLVLRARRPGDRIRLPGGSKLVSDLLIDRKVPRAERDALKVLASGPRVLWVEGVAAEAGVLLAGEAPRDDRRFMRLALAEARAALAAGEVPVGAVVAVGGEVVARAHNLTEAGRDPTAHAELLALRAAARAVGDWRLPEATLYVTLEPCPMCLGAALQAQLGRLVYGAANLREGALGGVIDMTAGAWKRFPEVAGGVEADAAAALLRGAFALRREAQG
- a CDS encoding phosphopentomutase, which translates into the protein MTVTLVVLDSVGVGALPDAAQFGDAGAHTLDHVLRTTGATLPNLAALGLGAITGVSALPAPPAPAASHGRLAELSAGKDTTTGHWEFMGVVTERPFRTYERFPDAVMARFDAATGVGHLGNYPASGTTILDELGEEHMRTGHPIVYTSADSVFQVAAHVDVVPLDTLYAWCQAARDILRGDDQVARVIARPFTGVPGAFVRLGDKRHDYSLAPPANVLDALKTAGREVIGVGKIPDIYAHRGFTREVAAGTNRLGVERTLELMAERPHGLVFTNLVEFDSLYGHRRDPRGYAAALQEFDSRVPELLAAVGEDDALLLVSDHGNDPTWPGTDHTREHGLLLYYRPGRPGRDLGTRGTFADVGATVADLLGVDWDGLGTSFA
- the rplQ gene encoding 50S ribosomal protein L17, whose product is MRHMIRGRKLNRSSSHRSALARSQATALLRHGRIKTTVSKAKSLQPFVEKLITTARGGDLHSRRLVAREIHDVEVQRKLMDEIAPRYVGRPGGYTRIYRLTTRRGDGVQEALIELVND
- a CDS encoding DNA-directed RNA polymerase subunit alpha translates to MHIIPDFKAKVTGSYGEFVVEPLPRGFGVTLGNPLRRILLSSVPGTAVTSVYIEDVLHEFSTIDGVREDVMQIILNLKDLVVKMHDDDPVTLTLRVDQPGEVTAKQFDVPSNAEVVNPDLHIATLSKGGKLVMEVRVERGVGYVPAEVHGTKDRINSIPVDAIYTPVRRVAYRVEDTRVGQRTDLDRLVLRVWTDGSVDPRDALDTAVDTLRGQLNVFNGEGLVEEEAPPAILLTPGKPGGEEEVVEEVTLSLESLDLSSRVLHSLQEEGIDSVNALLALSERDLKKVGGVGEKSLDEIKERLAARGFSLKE
- the rpsD gene encoding 30S ribosomal protein S4, with translation MGRYRGPIVKISRREGANLAETPKVQRYMERHPYPPGQHGQRRRRKPSDYGVRLREKQKLRFLYNMSEKQFRNLFEEAERAEGSTGTVFLQLLESRLDNVVYRLGIAYTRRQGRQFVAHGHILVNGKRVDVPSYRVRPGDVVEVSARAKKNAVIQANIEDRRRGKLNPWLEFDADAMKGRFLHRPSREDIMVPVNELQVIEYYSR
- the rpsK gene encoding 30S ribosomal protein S11, yielding MAKSTSKNTKKRVKRSLSEGKAFIHASYNNTIVTITDMDGNTVAWSSAGSIGYKGSKKGTPYAAQLAAADATRKAQNMGVSQVDIVIRGTGSGREQAIRSIQATGVNVRTIIDDTPTPHNGCRPRKRKRP
- the rpsM gene encoding 30S ribosomal protein S13; translated protein: MARIAGVDLPRDKRIEAALPYIYGIGWSRSAEILAKAEVDASTRVKDLTESEVSRLREVVDRDYKVEGDLRREVLLNIKRLMDIGCYRGLRHRRGLPVRGQSTKTNARTRKGPRRTVAGKKKAPKK
- the rpmJ gene encoding 50S ribosomal protein L36, translating into MKVRASVKPMCDKCKVIRRHGRVYVICSSNPTHKQRQG
- the infA gene encoding translation initiation factor IF-1, with the translated sequence MRTEGVVLEARPNTTFLVQLDAGPEILAHVGGKMRRHYIRILPGDRVVLEISTYDPEKGRIVYRK